The genomic window TTCTCTGGAATCTACCGGTGGCTCTGTCCTGTCCCTGAGTTTTTCCTTCACACGCTGGGCATATTCATCCACTACAGATTCGGAACTCTTTCTCATTTTTGTGGTCTGATTATATCCAACGGAACAATTTTCATCACCGGTACGCCAATCCACATGGTAGAGGTGACACTTTCTTTTTTTGCACACCTGGGTCCCATCAATGGGACATATTTCCGGTAAAGACATTCATTACACTCCTCATATAGGTGAATATTAGAGGCTTTTAAGGGTGTCGGCTATCAGGGGGGCTACCGAAATACTGCTCTGTGGTTTTTCAAGGGTATCAGTGGATATAATCTCCTTGACACCGGCATTGTAAAGACGCACCACAGCATTGCGTGCAAGTACGGGGTGTATACAGGCAACATATATGTCTGCTGCACCCTGCTCTTTAAGCATACGGATAGATTCTGACATGGTACCACCGGTTGCAATCATGTCGTCCAGCAGTATCAGGTCCCTTCCGCTCACATCAATCTCTTTTTCAGCAATCGTTACACTTTCTCCGTTATGCCTTGTTTTTTCAAGTTGTTCGTAGGGAATGCCTATATCTGCAGATGCACTTTTTGCAAGTTCGAGGGCACCGACATCCGGGGAGATTATGAGTGGATCTGTCAGGTTCAGGGAACGTATATGATTCCCGATCAAGTGTGAAGCGTCAAGGTCAAAGGAATCGGCATTGAAATGTTCAAGTATGCTCCTCTCATGTATGTTTACCGTGAAAACCCTGTCAGCGTTAATGGTTCTGGCAATTGCACGCGCACTGACGGGTTCTCCCCGGTTGAAGACTTTGTCCTGTCTGGCATATCCCATATAGGGTATTACAACGTTGATGGTTGGTGCTTCCTCACAAGCATCTATTAATTGTAGCAAGGCTACATAATCGCTATCTGTAGGTGTGCTCTGTATGATAGTAACATCATCGATGCTGTCATCCCTGATGCGGGTATACAGTTCCCCGTCAGGGAATCTTTTATAGTCACATATTGTGGGAGGCGTATTGAGTTGCTGTGCCACTCTGGAGGCAAGCAATTGGGAAGCTGGTCCGGCTATTATTTTCACATCATTCCCTCACTTTTTTGATAATGGCTATGAATGTATTGGTGACTTATAAGAATTGGGTATCAGCTTTCTTTCACTTTATGGATTACCCCAATATCAGTGATCCGGGTATGGGGATAGTTTCCGGTTGCATCCTTTTCAAGTGCCTTGACCATGTCCCATATTGCAAGGAGGGCACAGCTTACGCCTGTAATTGCTTCCATTTCCACGCCGGTCTGGCCTCTGGATTTGACCGACAGGTCAACAGTAATCCTGTCCTCACGTATCTCAAAATCCATGTCGATACCGGTTATCGGGATCTGGTGGCACATAGGAATGAGCTCAGGAGTCTTTTTGACAGCCATTATGGCGGCAATGCGGGCGGTGGCCAGTACATTGCCCTTTTCGACATCTCCCTTTTGGATTTCTCCAATGGTTTCTTCACAAAGGAATATACTGCCCCGGGCAAGAGCACTGCGTTTCACTTGACTTTTTTCGGACACGTCTACCATATGGACATGGCCATCCTTGATGTGAGTGAATTCTCCCACGGATTCGCCTCATTTAATCTATTCTGAGATTCTGGCGCTGCTCATAATCCTCAAGTTTTTCCCCGAGGGCCTGGTGTAGTGTCCGGGCTTCCCCAACACTTAATTTGATGATTTCTTCATCTTCTCCGTGGCTGATTATAACTCGCAGTCTGTTCCTTTCAATATCCACTACAATATTCCTGTCTTTTGTGTGTGTCATTTGATTCACCTTTCATTGTTTCATAATGTCTGTAATATGTTCGATCACATCGGTTGCCAGCAATCCGTACCCCTTTTTTGCAAAAGCAACATCTCCTGCCTCTCCATTAACAAATGCTGCACAGCAAGCGGCATTCAACGCATCCGTGCGACAGAACAGGGCACCAACGATTCCCGTGAGCACATCTCCTGTGCCGCCAACGGACATACCTGCATTTCCGCTATAGTTATGTCTTATGTATCTGCCGTCAGAAATTATATCGGTTTTTCCCTTAAGGACGGTTATAACTTCATTTTCCCGGCAAAAATCCTGTAACATTTTGGCTCTTGCAGGCAGTTCTTTTTCAACCTCTTTTCCTATAAGTCCGGTTAATTCCCGGGAATGGGGTGTAAGTATCATTTCACAATTTTCAGGAGAGGGTAGTTGTAATCCATTAAGGGCATCTGCGTCCACAACAACTTTCTTGCATAAAGGAAGGATTTGGTGTATTGCCTGACGTATTTTTTCTTCGTTGCCCAGCCCCATTCCAATAACCACCACATCGTGTGCATGAATAAGGTCTTTTAAGACATCAATATCTTTTGTATGCAGGAGGTCAGAGGATAATTTCCTGACAATGAGGTTGGGGGAAAATGAGGCAATTGTATCCGAAACATTTGCCGGGGATGCAATGGTCACGATGTCTGCACCAGTGCGCAGGGCAGCCATTGCTGACAGGGCTGGTGCTCCGGAGTATCTGCCTCCTCCGATTATAAGTACCCTGCCGGACTGTCCTTTATGTGAATCAATATGTCGTTTGAGCAGAGGTTCCAGATCCCCCCAGTTTACAGCATCTTCTGCGTCCCTGCAAACACCGATATTAACAACTTCGACATCTCCTGTGTATTCACCCTGATTTTCGAGTCCGGTTTTCATTCTGTGGAATGTCAGGGTTGTATCTGCCATGACAGTATTCTCAATCTCACCAGTAGCAGGATCAAGGCCTGAGGGAGTGTCTACTGCAACCACATAGGAATTGCCGGTATTTATGGCATCTATTAATGTAGCTACAGGTTCCCTGGCAGGTCCCCGGATGCTCATGCCAAGCAGGCCGTCTACAATGACATCCGCTTCTTTGAACCATTGGAAAATGCCGGATTGTGTAGAATCCGTAATTTCAGCCAGGTCATTAATACCACAATGTTTCAATAAATTGAAATTTTCCAATGCGTCATTTGTTCTTATGCCGGTTGCTTTCCCCGCCAGGACCACCCTAACACTGATATTATCATAATAACTTAGATGGCGGGCAGCAACAAATGCATCGCCGCCATTATTTCCCCTTCCTGCCACAATCAATACATTGTTGTGAGCATCCAGGGATAACACTTTACGTGCAATTGCAGCTCCTGCATTTTCCATAAGCTGTATCCCTTTCAATCCCAGATGTGTGCAGTTTGTGTCTATGGCTTTCATTCTGTCAGGTGTAATAGATTGCATTCTTTCCCCTGTCCTTTATTGTTCTTCTGAGTAAATGAAATTTCTGCTGTATTAACCATTATTCACCGATTTGAGACGAAAACGTCTTAATAGTTAGGGATATTTCATCTTTT from Methanohalophilus halophilus includes these protein-coding regions:
- a CDS encoding ribose-phosphate diphosphokinase, with amino-acid sequence MKIIAGPASQLLASRVAQQLNTPPTICDYKRFPDGELYTRIRDDSIDDVTIIQSTPTDSDYVALLQLIDACEEAPTINVVIPYMGYARQDKVFNRGEPVSARAIARTINADRVFTVNIHERSILEHFNADSFDLDASHLIGNHIRSLNLTDPLIISPDVGALELAKSASADIGIPYEQLEKTRHNGESVTIAEKEIDVSGRDLILLDDMIATGGTMSESIRMLKEQGAADIYVACIHPVLARNAVVRLYNAGVKEIISTDTLEKPQSSISVAPLIADTLKSL
- the moaC gene encoding cyclic pyranopterin monophosphate synthase MoaC; translation: MGEFTHIKDGHVHMVDVSEKSQVKRSALARGSIFLCEETIGEIQKGDVEKGNVLATARIAAIMAVKKTPELIPMCHQIPITGIDMDFEIREDRITVDLSVKSRGQTGVEMEAITGVSCALLAIWDMVKALEKDATGNYPHTRITDIGVIHKVKES
- a CDS encoding bifunctional ADP-dependent NAD(P)H-hydrate dehydratase/NAD(P)H-hydrate epimerase, which codes for MQSITPDRMKAIDTNCTHLGLKGIQLMENAGAAIARKVLSLDAHNNVLIVAGRGNNGGDAFVAARHLSYYDNISVRVVLAGKATGIRTNDALENFNLLKHCGINDLAEITDSTQSGIFQWFKEADVIVDGLLGMSIRGPAREPVATLIDAINTGNSYVVAVDTPSGLDPATGEIENTVMADTTLTFHRMKTGLENQGEYTGDVEVVNIGVCRDAEDAVNWGDLEPLLKRHIDSHKGQSGRVLIIGGGRYSGAPALSAMAALRTGADIVTIASPANVSDTIASFSPNLIVRKLSSDLLHTKDIDVLKDLIHAHDVVVIGMGLGNEEKIRQAIHQILPLCKKVVVDADALNGLQLPSPENCEMILTPHSRELTGLIGKEVEKELPARAKMLQDFCRENEVITVLKGKTDIISDGRYIRHNYSGNAGMSVGGTGDVLTGIVGALFCRTDALNAACCAAFVNGEAGDVAFAKKGYGLLATDVIEHITDIMKQ